One segment of Nostoc flagelliforme CCNUN1 DNA contains the following:
- the namA gene encoding NADPH dehydrogenase NamA, which yields MAHLFEPFKIREVTFRNRIAVSPMCQYSSTNGYANDWHVIHLASRAVGGAGIVLTEAAAVEARGRISPQDLGIWSDAHIETLAKTVALIHNFGAVAGIQLAHAGRKASTAKPSKGGKVLDESQEGWRPLVSSSAIAFSKDSPIPEALTLEGIQEVIDAFVQAAKRSLQAGFKVAEIHAAHGYLLHQFLSPLSNHRQDDYGGSFENRTRLLREVVQAVREVWPQTHPLWVRISATDWVDNGWDIEQSIALSDKLKSLGVDLIDSSSGGIVPGVNIAIKPGYQTQFAERIRREANIHTGAVGLITSPEEANEIIRTEVADIVLLGRELLRNPYWPHLAAKQLGHDKLWPVQYDRAWL from the coding sequence ATGGCACACCTGTTTGAACCATTCAAAATTCGTGAAGTTACCTTTCGCAACCGCATCGCCGTTTCCCCAATGTGTCAATATTCCAGTACAAATGGATATGCTAATGATTGGCACGTTATTCATTTAGCTTCTCGCGCAGTTGGCGGTGCAGGTATAGTGCTAACAGAAGCAGCCGCAGTAGAAGCGCGTGGGCGCATTAGCCCGCAAGATTTGGGAATCTGGTCAGATGCACACATAGAAACTTTGGCTAAAACTGTGGCATTGATCCATAACTTTGGCGCTGTTGCAGGTATTCAACTTGCTCATGCGGGTAGAAAGGCCAGTACTGCAAAACCGAGTAAAGGAGGGAAAGTGCTGGATGAATCTCAGGAAGGTTGGCGTCCCTTAGTTTCGAGTAGTGCGATCGCTTTTAGCAAAGATAGCCCAATTCCAGAAGCCCTCACTCTTGAGGGAATTCAAGAAGTTATTGATGCCTTTGTCCAAGCTGCCAAACGTTCTCTGCAAGCTGGTTTCAAGGTAGCAGAAATCCATGCTGCCCACGGTTATCTACTGCACCAGTTTCTCTCACCCCTTTCTAACCACCGTCAAGATGATTATGGTGGCAGTTTTGAAAATCGGACTCGTCTGCTTAGAGAAGTTGTTCAAGCAGTCCGAGAGGTTTGGCCCCAGACACATCCACTTTGGGTACGCATTTCCGCCACCGATTGGGTAGATAATGGCTGGGATATTGAACAAAGTATCGCTTTAAGCGACAAACTCAAGTCTCTAGGAGTTGATCTCATTGACAGTTCATCGGGTGGTATTGTACCAGGCGTTAATATAGCAATTAAACCTGGTTATCAGACTCAGTTTGCCGAACGCATCCGCCGTGAGGCTAATATTCATACAGGAGCCGTGGGCTTAATTACATCCCCTGAAGAAGCTAACGAGATTATTCGCACAGAAGTAGCTGATATAGTGCTATTGGGACGTGAACTACTCCGCAATCCTTACTGGCCGCATCTGGCAGCCAAACAGCTGGGACACGATAAACTCTGGCCTGTTCAATATGACCGAGCTTGGCTATGA
- a CDS encoding vanadium-dependent haloperoxidase, whose product MQVDPNSHESSEQAAQANSEVDKLKQPRVASKRFFGSHASRRSFLGRAGLFSAASVVTGVLGSTFSSKNGGDVVQAQAVNRRYNYNNNRPFDYRRFVDKAYRVRLEAATRERNIPIPPHPTNGDEERYPNKIGSDSRGLPHNELGEVKLEAYNSLTKALTTQDPNDFENIILGGTRKLVNPQGALAISLEGINAAQIAVPPPPALASAERAAEAVELYWQALLRDVPLSKFQNNTDNPKVLAAVEDLNKLSAFRGPKQNGRVTPQTLFRGSVNYVGSGSSTKYVTPPGVLNGPYLSQFLLQIIPWGTQSVSPLIRTALPGNDFLLNFQEWLTVQNGGSSGKSIKYDPKNRYIVTVRDLGEYAHIGGPTYLGASLILGSIGTPLNPGNPYVNSRTQSGSAATFAVGHLQALLNLGTSRAIRASYWQKFYVHRILRPEAYGGLIYNNIVNRTQYPINSEVLNSQALAQTFSTFNTYLLPQAYPEGAPTHSSYTGGAAATAGVNVTLLKAFFDENFVIPSPVVPDPNDPTKVISYSGSPLTVGGELNKLATNYAIGRGHGGIHWRSDGSAALALGEEVAISLLRDERLGYNEIFNGFTFTKFDGTRVTV is encoded by the coding sequence ATGCAAGTAGATCCTAATTCTCATGAAAGTTCCGAGCAAGCTGCTCAGGCTAATAGCGAAGTAGATAAACTGAAACAACCCCGTGTAGCTAGCAAACGTTTTTTTGGTAGTCACGCTAGCAGACGCTCATTTCTTGGTCGCGCTGGTTTGTTTAGTGCCGCTAGCGTTGTTACAGGAGTTTTAGGTTCAACTTTCTCCTCAAAGAACGGAGGAGATGTTGTACAAGCCCAAGCTGTCAACAGGCGGTATAATTATAATAATAATCGACCCTTCGACTACAGGAGGTTTGTTGATAAAGCCTATCGAGTACGTCTTGAAGCAGCGACACGTGAACGAAATATTCCGATTCCGCCCCATCCGACCAACGGCGATGAGGAGCGTTATCCCAACAAAATCGGCTCTGACAGCAGGGGACTACCGCATAATGAGCTAGGCGAAGTCAAGCTAGAAGCTTACAACTCTTTGACCAAAGCACTGACAACGCAAGACCCGAATGATTTTGAAAATATCATCTTAGGTGGCACCAGAAAGCTGGTTAATCCTCAAGGGGCCCTGGCAATTAGCCTAGAAGGGATCAATGCAGCGCAGATAGCTGTGCCACCACCACCAGCTCTAGCTAGTGCAGAACGCGCTGCTGAAGCAGTTGAACTCTACTGGCAAGCTTTACTCCGAGACGTACCTCTTTCCAAGTTCCAAAACAATACTGACAACCCAAAAGTCTTGGCAGCCGTTGAAGACCTCAACAAGCTTTCGGCGTTTCGAGGGCCAAAACAAAATGGCCGTGTTACCCCTCAAACTCTATTTCGTGGTAGTGTCAACTACGTCGGTTCAGGTTCAAGTACAAAATATGTTACTCCTCCAGGGGTACTAAATGGGCCCTATCTCTCACAATTTTTGTTGCAAATTATTCCTTGGGGAACTCAGTCTGTTTCGCCACTGATTCGTACTGCTCTTCCTGGTAATGACTTTCTACTCAATTTTCAGGAATGGTTGACTGTTCAGAATGGAGGTAGTTCCGGGAAATCCATAAAATACGACCCTAAAAACCGTTACATAGTCACGGTTCGGGATTTAGGTGAGTATGCCCATATTGGCGGCCCTACATACCTGGGAGCCTCTTTGATTCTTGGTAGCATCGGTACTCCTTTGAATCCGGGTAATCCCTACGTCAACTCGAGAACTCAAAGTGGTTCAGCTGCAACCTTTGCAGTGGGACATTTACAAGCCTTGCTTAATTTGGGTACTTCGCGTGCGATTAGAGCATCATACTGGCAGAAGTTTTATGTACACCGCATTCTCCGCCCGGAAGCGTATGGTGGGCTAATCTACAACAACATTGTCAATAGAACTCAGTATCCGATTAATTCTGAGGTCTTAAATTCCCAAGCTTTGGCTCAGACCTTTAGCACCTTCAACACCTATCTATTGCCCCAAGCATATCCAGAAGGAGCGCCAACCCATTCCTCTTATACCGGAGGTGCGGCTGCCACTGCTGGCGTCAATGTCACATTGTTGAAAGCGTTTTTTGATGAAAACTTTGTTATCCCCTCACCAGTAGTGCCTGATCCCAATGATCCCACAAAAGTAATTTCTTACAGTGGTTCACCACTAACTGTAGGTGGAGAGTTGAATAAACTAGCAACTAACTATGCTATTGGTCGCGGTCACGGCGGTATCCATTGGCGTTCAGATGGTTCAGCTGCTTTGGCTTTGGGAGAAGAGGTTGCTATTAGCCTGCTTAGGGATGAGAGACTGGGTTACAACGAAATATTCAATGGCTTCACCTTCACCAAATTTGACGGTACAAGAGTCACAGTTTAA
- a CDS encoding glutathione S-transferase family protein, which translates to MSNIQLYFAKASTFSQRTRVVLLEKGIDFTPIEIDLQNKPDGYTQISHYGKVPAIKHGDVEIYESAIINEYLDEVFPEPPLLPRDPAAKAIARIWIDYANTRLVPAFNKFLRGKDSQEQEQGRREFTEVLLYIEQEGLGKGDYLLGDQFSLVDISFYPWFERLPLLEHFRKFTLPAETPRLQTWWNLVGDRSSIQAVANPVDFYLQRFAKVLGEPVPVGAVQK; encoded by the coding sequence ATGAGCAACATACAACTGTACTTCGCCAAAGCCTCTACTTTCTCTCAACGGACTCGTGTAGTCTTACTGGAAAAGGGCATTGACTTTACCCCCATAGAAATTGATTTACAGAACAAACCAGATGGGTACACACAGATTTCCCACTATGGCAAAGTCCCAGCCATCAAACATGGGGATGTTGAAATTTACGAGTCTGCCATCATCAATGAATATCTAGATGAAGTCTTCCCGGAGCCACCTTTATTACCCCGCGATCCCGCAGCTAAAGCGATCGCTCGCATCTGGATAGACTACGCCAATACTCGCCTTGTCCCAGCTTTTAACAAATTTCTGCGCGGTAAAGATAGCCAAGAACAGGAACAAGGGCGAAGAGAGTTCACAGAAGTACTTCTATATATTGAACAAGAAGGATTAGGCAAAGGTGATTACTTGTTAGGAGATCAGTTTAGTCTTGTTGATATCAGCTTCTATCCTTGGTTTGAACGTTTACCACTCTTAGAACACTTCCGCAAATTCACACTACCAGCAGAAACACCTCGTTTGCAGACATGGTGGAATCTGGTAGGCGATCGCTCCTCAATTCAAGCAGTAGCAAATCCTGTGGACTTCTATTTGCAAAGATTCGCCAAAGTTCTTGGTGAACCTGTTCCCGTTGGTGCAGTTCAAAAATAG
- a CDS encoding transposase codes for MSGKSHPYFSPSHSPQLNPIERLWQFIKSQFKGVNFLNLQELHQRVQHELAQMSSELISSLKDGCFKH; via the coding sequence TTGTCCGGAAAATCTCATCCCTATTTTTCACCATCTCATAGCCCTCAACTCAATCCAATCGAAAGATTGTGGCAGTTTATCAAAAGTCAGTTCAAGGGTGTAAATTTCTTAAACTTACAGGAACTGCACCAACGGGTTCAACACGAGTTAGCTCAAATGTCTTCTGAGTTAATCTCCTCTTTAAAAGATGGCTGCTTCAAACATTAG
- a CDS encoding maleate cis-trans isomerase family protein has translation MYSKADSNRQIRLGLLVPAGNTTFEPDFHSAFSSQVSIHSHRVIAQRSHASESYESMDDINEEAVKEVEKLARARVHFGAYGFTTATFYRRRVFAEQLQQRLTQVLGVPVVVPALALLEALAYLKIKKISVVTPYPEWNNQTLKTFLSEAPFEIVGFKGDERSTEVAKKNYLWHQLPNEAATFIKEVSHKGADAIVLPCTAWRTFEVIEELEADLKIPVVTANQATIWSLARRASIESALCPRGKLFAI, from the coding sequence ATGTACTCGAAAGCTGACTCTAATAGGCAGATCCGTCTTGGCTTGCTAGTACCCGCAGGTAACACCACGTTTGAGCCTGACTTTCACTCTGCTTTTTCCAGTCAAGTCAGTATTCATAGCCATCGTGTGATTGCTCAACGCTCACACGCGTCTGAGAGCTATGAATCAATGGATGACATCAATGAAGAAGCTGTTAAGGAAGTAGAAAAATTAGCTAGAGCCAGAGTACATTTTGGAGCATACGGCTTTACAACAGCAACATTTTATCGAAGGCGAGTTTTTGCCGAACAACTACAACAACGTTTGACGCAGGTGCTAGGAGTACCTGTTGTTGTCCCTGCTCTGGCTCTATTAGAAGCGTTGGCATATCTAAAGATTAAGAAAATTTCTGTAGTTACCCCTTATCCAGAATGGAACAACCAAACGCTAAAAACGTTTTTGAGTGAAGCGCCTTTTGAAATAGTGGGGTTTAAAGGTGATGAACGCTCAACAGAAGTAGCAAAAAAAAATTACCTTTGGCATCAGTTACCCAATGAAGCCGCAACTTTTATCAAAGAGGTATCTCACAAAGGTGCAGATGCGATTGTGTTGCCCTGTACAGCATGGAGAACATTTGAGGTGATTGAGGAATTAGAAGCAGATTTAAAGATTCCTGTAGTTACAGCAAATCAAGCCACAATATGGAGTTTAGCAAGGCGTGCTTCTATTGAATCTGCACTTTGTCCAAGAGGAAAACTGTTTGCTATTTAG
- a CDS encoding glycosyl hydrolase family 18 protein: MYRTKKLGIKKFSFLQKWINIGKDPHQVANVNGDARTNIVGFGYNAINDNFTFNKGEWTSFDKYPRQLADVNGDSRADIVGFGYDNVFVSLGQSNGTFGQAFVAQNDDFTVNQSGWNSFEQKPRQLGDVNGDAKADIIGFAQDGTYVALANNQTTPPPINNQYVVAGYLPSWGINNTTNTATIPVNKLTHLFYAFADVDTEGNVKLSQDGEDGDINILKSLKDQNPKLKILISIGGAGENDFSSAASTAQSRIFFAQSAINFMKSNGFDGIDINWEFPKKEENSNYTQLLGELRQQLNNASTTDGNKYLLTTALSASPYQLSPSDYADAPYDLNSTVLKSTSEYVDFINVMTYDYHGSWENTTNHQAALYKSSTDQSYNSDKLNADWSVKKYLSAGVEAKDIVLGVPLYSPTWAGVKPGSNNDGLFQSATLGNDPLLYKDIHDQVGTNGYQYYWDDSAKVPYIYNSQKQEFSTYEDKQSVLGKVNYVEEQGLGGIFFWQLLGDLPITHPDSLVNVAAGNLF; encoded by the coding sequence ATGTACAGGACAAAAAAGTTAGGTATCAAAAAGTTTAGTTTTTTGCAAAAATGGATTAATATTGGCAAAGATCCACACCAAGTTGCTAATGTCAACGGTGATGCTCGAACTAATATTGTTGGTTTTGGCTATAATGCTATTAACGATAATTTTACTTTCAATAAAGGAGAATGGACTAGCTTTGATAAATATCCACGTCAACTTGCTGATGTGAATGGTGATAGTCGCGCAGACATTGTTGGTTTTGGATATGATAATGTCTTTGTATCTCTTGGTCAAAGCAATGGAACTTTTGGTCAAGCTTTTGTAGCACAAAATGATGATTTTACTGTTAATCAAAGTGGTTGGAATAGCTTTGAGCAAAAGCCACGCCAGCTTGGTGATGTGAATGGTGATGCCAAAGCTGATATTATTGGTTTTGCTCAAGATGGAACTTATGTAGCTTTAGCTAATAATCAGACAACACCACCTCCAATAAATAATCAGTATGTTGTAGCTGGTTACTTACCTTCCTGGGGTATTAATAATACTACTAACACTGCAACTATTCCAGTTAATAAACTAACACATTTGTTCTACGCCTTTGCAGATGTTGATACAGAAGGTAACGTGAAACTGAGTCAAGATGGTGAGGATGGTGACATCAATATACTAAAATCTCTCAAAGATCAAAATCCCAAGCTAAAAATCCTTATTTCTATCGGTGGTGCAGGAGAAAATGATTTTTCCTCAGCAGCTTCTACGGCACAATCTAGGATATTTTTCGCCCAATCTGCCATCAATTTCATGAAAAGTAATGGTTTCGATGGCATCGATATTAATTGGGAATTTCCTAAGAAAGAGGAGAATAGTAATTACACTCAATTGCTGGGTGAGCTACGTCAACAGCTTAATAACGCATCTACTACAGATGGAAATAAATATCTGCTGACTACTGCCCTTTCTGCTTCTCCCTATCAATTGTCTCCATCAGATTACGCTGATGCTCCTTACGATTTAAACTCAACTGTTTTGAAAAGTACTTCTGAATATGTTGACTTTATCAACGTAATGACCTACGACTACCACGGTAGCTGGGAAAACACAACCAATCACCAAGCTGCTTTGTATAAAAGTAGCACTGATCAATCATATAACAGCGACAAACTCAACGCTGACTGGTCAGTTAAAAAGTATTTGAGTGCTGGTGTTGAAGCTAAGGATATTGTCTTAGGAGTTCCTCTCTACAGTCCCACTTGGGCGGGAGTGAAACCTGGTTCTAACAATGATGGATTGTTTCAAAGTGCTACACTAGGAAATGATCCACTTTTGTATAAAGATATCCATGATCAAGTGGGTACAAATGGATATCAATATTACTGGGATGATAGTGCCAAAGTTCCCTATATTTATAATTCTCAAAAACAAGAATTTAGTACCTACGAAGATAAACAATCAGTCCTCGGAAAAGTTAATTATGTTGAAGAACAAGGTCTAGGCGGAATATTTTTCTGGCAACTCCTTGGTGACTTGCCAATCACTCATCCTGATTCATTAGTTAATGTTGCTGCTGGTAATTTGTTTTAG
- a CDS encoding AAA-like domain-containing protein codes for MNSKSAFTWEKVKQVAEQIVFKNLGEHLKDVETDVLRGSWEGLTYEKMAEQYHLSVNYLRGDVGPHLWRKLSEALGEEVTKSNFKRALERAGERQEPPHIDSNVKQPKSSLAELTFPDGSVPLGSPFYVKRDALESVCYETVVKPASLIRIKAPKLMGKTSLLTRILAHAESQNCQTVYLDLSSVERAILTNLDKFVLWLCLMVGRKLKLENRLKDYWDAEILGSNYNCTVYFEEYLLPQIDCPLVLGLDEVDRIFPYNQVIEDFFGMLRSWHEKGKISEQWKKLRLVMAHSTEVYIPLDMNQSPFNAGLPVALLEFDHKQVTDLAHLHRLNWNDTQVNELMSIVGGHPYLLRLAMYEVYTTKATLKQLLQDASTEAGIYSNHLRWYLEMLHSEETQGLKEALKKVVTSLEPVELDSMQIYKLHSLGLVHQQDNQVMPRCNLYREYFRRVL; via the coding sequence GTGAACTCAAAATCAGCCTTTACCTGGGAAAAAGTTAAACAGGTTGCCGAGCAAATTGTCTTCAAGAATCTTGGAGAACACCTCAAAGATGTTGAAACAGATGTGCTTCGAGGCTCCTGGGAGGGTCTGACTTATGAAAAGATGGCAGAGCAGTACCATCTCTCTGTAAACTACCTCAGAGGAGATGTGGGTCCTCATCTGTGGCGAAAGCTTTCAGAAGCGTTAGGGGAAGAGGTAACAAAGAGTAATTTTAAAAGAGCGTTGGAAAGAGCCGGAGAAAGACAAGAACCTCCACATATTGATAGTAATGTCAAGCAGCCAAAATCCTCCTTAGCAGAGCTAACGTTTCCAGACGGTTCAGTTCCTCTGGGTTCTCCTTTTTATGTAAAGCGAGATGCCCTAGAGTCTGTTTGTTACGAGACAGTTGTCAAACCCGCTTCCCTAATTCGGATTAAAGCACCGAAGCTGATGGGTAAAACTTCATTGCTTACCAGGATTCTAGCTCATGCTGAATCCCAGAATTGTCAAACAGTATATTTAGATTTAAGTAGTGTAGAGCGAGCAATTTTAACGAATTTGGACAAGTTCGTGCTTTGGTTGTGTTTAATGGTAGGTCGGAAGTTAAAGTTAGAAAATCGGTTAAAAGATTATTGGGATGCAGAAATTTTAGGTAGTAACTATAACTGCACAGTGTACTTTGAGGAGTATTTATTGCCACAAATAGATTGTCCTTTGGTATTAGGGTTAGATGAAGTTGATCGGATTTTTCCCTATAACCAAGTGATTGAAGACTTTTTCGGGATGTTGCGAAGCTGGCATGAGAAAGGGAAAATTTCTGAGCAATGGAAAAAACTAAGGCTGGTAATGGCACATTCTACCGAAGTTTATATCCCCTTAGACATGAACCAATCTCCTTTTAATGCGGGGCTACCAGTGGCGTTGCTAGAATTTGACCACAAGCAGGTGACAGATTTGGCTCACCTTCATCGACTGAATTGGAATGATACTCAGGTAAATGAATTAATGAGTATAGTGGGAGGACATCCTTATCTGCTGCGCTTAGCAATGTACGAAGTTTACACTACAAAGGCAACGCTAAAGCAGCTATTACAAGATGCTTCCACAGAAGCGGGAATTTACAGCAACCATCTGCGGTGGTACTTAGAGATGCTGCACTCGGAAGAGACTCAAGGTTTAAAAGAAGCCTTAAAAAAGGTGGTCACTTCACTTGAGCCAGTGGAATTAGATTCAATGCAGATTTATAAGTTGCACAGTTTGGGATTAGTGCATCAACAGGACAATCAGGTAATGCCTAGGTGCAATTTGTACCGTGAGTATTTCCGCAGAGTGTTGTAA
- a CDS encoding transposase family protein, whose protein sequence is MSDILNHIEENPKRTKRLIGLEYEQLQQLIQNAERLHYDKQELLESKKVRIIAGGGGRKPKLSLKEQIILTLVYLRHLTTFELLGIQFGVSESTANDTFNYWLPILRELLPSSLIEQVKKNESDLMVVKEILTDYELIVDSYEQVRERPVDNKEQEKYYSGKACKHTFKSQIIILPDAKDIVDVVAGEPGPKSDITMFRENRDNFDPKQKFKGDLGYLGEDLIDTPIKTPRNGKLTIEQKKENKEFSSNRVFVEHRIRSVKIFRVVQERFRLNPKKYEQVILTICGVVRLRIGALILPAEIYAFT, encoded by the coding sequence ATGAGCGATATACTGAATCATATTGAAGAGAATCCTAAAAGAACAAAGCGGTTAATTGGTCTGGAGTATGAACAGTTACAACAATTAATTCAAAATGCAGAGCGATTACACTATGACAAACAAGAGTTATTAGAATCCAAAAAAGTGAGAATTATTGCTGGTGGTGGAGGTCGTAAACCAAAATTATCGCTCAAAGAACAAATAATTTTAACGTTGGTTTATCTCAGGCATCTGACTACATTTGAGCTTCTTGGTATCCAGTTTGGTGTGAGTGAGTCCACCGCAAATGATACATTTAACTATTGGTTGCCAATACTCAGAGAATTGCTACCATCCAGTTTAATTGAACAAGTAAAAAAAAACGAATCTGACTTGATGGTAGTCAAAGAAATACTTACAGATTATGAATTAATTGTAGATAGCTATGAACAAGTAAGGGAAAGACCTGTGGACAATAAAGAACAAGAAAAATATTACTCTGGTAAGGCATGTAAACATACATTTAAAAGTCAGATAATTATCTTGCCAGATGCCAAGGATATCGTTGATGTTGTAGCTGGCGAACCTGGACCAAAAAGCGATATAACAATGTTTAGAGAAAACCGCGATAACTTTGACCCAAAACAAAAATTTAAGGGAGATTTAGGATACCTTGGAGAAGATTTAATTGATACACCAATTAAAACGCCAAGAAATGGAAAGTTAACAATTGAACAGAAAAAAGAGAATAAGGAGTTTTCATCCAACCGAGTATTTGTTGAACACCGAATTCGTTCTGTAAAAATCTTTCGAGTTGTTCAAGAAAGATTTCGGTTAAATCCTAAAAAGTATGAACAAGTAATTTTGACAATTTGTGGAGTAGTAAGATTACGAATTGGGGCACTTATATTACCAGCAGAAATATACGCATTTACCTGA
- a CDS encoding MFS transporter — protein sequence MKTLNREKLMIPSNRENFQKHKPKFVYFELPAALKSVNFSCFVIGESLSFFGSWMTQIALVWLVYQLTNSAVLVGVAGFTNQATGLIITPLVGVLLDRWNLRYVLLTTQLVSILLSSTLTFLTLSDNINVAWIIAIGTLQGTVKAFDLPARQVIIPRLLDNKSDTYSAMACHSFLINTAKFVSPMIGGLMIAKSGAASCFLVDSISYLPFLSAILTIKVNPVINNSLNHKPKILKNLKEGFIYAYKFLPIKYLLILQIVICFMGMTHVNLIPIFSQEVLKGNAETMGFLMTASALGSIVSGIYLISRKNVIGLGRIIAISAAVLGLGLIVFSRSNNLYICLVFMFIIGMNNSLTLASINNFMQSILLDEDKRGRVTSIFTTGFLGILPFGNLFFGALAGYFGVTNALLFGGACCILGASFFSRQLPQIRKIVHPIYAELGLITQSNKG from the coding sequence ATGAAAACTTTAAATAGGGAAAAACTTATGATACCAAGTAATAGAGAAAACTTTCAAAAGCACAAACCAAAGTTTGTTTATTTTGAACTTCCTGCTGCGCTTAAATCTGTTAATTTTTCCTGTTTTGTTATCGGAGAAAGTTTATCTTTTTTCGGGTCTTGGATGACTCAAATTGCTTTGGTCTGGCTAGTTTATCAACTAACTAATTCGGCTGTATTAGTGGGTGTAGCTGGATTTACAAATCAAGCTACAGGCTTAATTATTACACCATTGGTAGGAGTATTGCTAGATCGCTGGAACTTACGATATGTTTTATTAACTACTCAGCTAGTATCCATTTTGCTATCTTCTACCCTAACCTTTCTAACTCTTAGTGATAACATTAATGTTGCATGGATTATTGCCATTGGCACGCTTCAGGGAACGGTAAAAGCTTTCGATTTACCAGCACGCCAGGTAATTATTCCCAGACTGTTGGATAATAAATCAGATACTTATAGTGCGATGGCTTGCCATTCATTCTTGATTAATACAGCGAAGTTTGTTAGCCCGATGATTGGGGGTTTAATGATTGCTAAGTCTGGTGCAGCTTCCTGCTTTTTAGTAGATAGTATCAGCTATCTACCATTTTTATCTGCAATTTTAACTATCAAAGTCAACCCAGTTATCAATAATTCCTTGAATCATAAGCCCAAAATTTTGAAAAATCTTAAAGAAGGTTTTATCTATGCATACAAATTTTTACCGATTAAATACTTATTAATATTACAAATTGTTATTTGCTTTATGGGAATGACTCATGTCAACTTAATACCTATTTTTTCCCAAGAAGTACTAAAGGGTAACGCTGAAACTATGGGCTTTTTGATGACAGCTTCGGCTCTTGGTTCAATAGTTTCAGGGATTTATCTCATCTCTAGAAAAAATGTGATAGGGCTGGGAAGGATTATAGCAATCTCTGCCGCAGTTTTAGGTTTAGGTTTAATAGTTTTTTCTCGCTCGAACAATTTATATATTTGTTTAGTATTCATGTTTATCATCGGGATGAATAATAGTCTAACTTTGGCATCAATTAATAATTTTATGCAATCAATTCTTCTTGATGAAGATAAAAGAGGTAGAGTAACCAGTATATTTACAACTGGTTTCTTAGGAATACTGCCTTTTGGTAATTTATTTTTTGGAGCATTGGCAGGTTACTTTGGCGTTACCAATGCTTTGTTATTTGGCGGTGCTTGTTGCATTTTAGGAGCATCTTTTTTTAGTAGACAACTGCCCCAAATAAGAAAAATAGTGCATCCAATTTACGCAGAGTTGGGCTTAATTACACAGTCAAATAAAGGCTAA
- a CDS encoding class I SAM-dependent methyltransferase: MSDKFNFQNLLLDEILAHYQRGLEAERLSKRTNPIELVRTQELLSRYLPPPPAVIFDVGGGSGIYACWLAQLGYKVHLIDPVSLHVEQARFGSQLQPNYPLASAEVGDARQLNQANNSVDAVLLFGPLYHLIERNERLAALHEANRVLKSGGLVFAVACSRFASLLDGLFRGWLDDPEFVEIVHRDLLEGQHRNPSNHPAYFTTAFFHHPDELKAEVEEVGLSCEKLLAIEGPGKLLQNFEEHWSEPSRRERLLQAIRWIETEPSTLGVSAHIMAIGKKVAV, from the coding sequence ATGTCAGACAAGTTTAATTTCCAAAACCTGCTTTTAGATGAGATACTAGCCCATTATCAGCGTGGTTTGGAAGCTGAACGCTTATCAAAGCGTACAAATCCAATTGAACTAGTTCGCACCCAAGAGCTTCTTAGCCGCTACTTACCTCCTCCTCCCGCAGTGATTTTCGATGTTGGCGGCGGCTCAGGTATCTATGCTTGTTGGCTGGCCCAGTTAGGGTATAAAGTTCATCTTATTGATCCAGTTTCTTTACACGTAGAGCAAGCTCGTTTTGGTTCTCAGCTTCAGCCAAATTATCCACTTGCAAGTGCAGAGGTTGGAGATGCCCGTCAATTAAATCAAGCAAATAACAGCGTTGATGCTGTTCTGTTATTTGGGCCACTGTATCACTTGATCGAACGTAATGAGCGCCTCGCAGCGTTACATGAGGCTAATCGTGTTTTAAAGAGCGGAGGTCTTGTCTTTGCCGTTGCTTGTTCTCGCTTTGCTTCGCTCTTAGACGGTTTATTTCGGGGATGGTTAGACGATCCGGAGTTTGTGGAAATTGTTCATCGGGACTTGCTTGAAGGGCAGCATCGTAATCCGAGTAACCATCCTGCTTACTTTACAACAGCCTTCTTTCATCATCCTGATGAACTAAAAGCAGAGGTGGAAGAAGTAGGGTTATCTTGTGAAAAGCTGTTAGCCATAGAAGGCCCAGGCAAATTGCTACAAAATTTTGAGGAACATTGGAGTGAACCAAGTCGCCGTGAAAGACTCCTACAAGCTATTCGCTGGATAGAGACTGAACCTTCTACATTAGGTGTGAGCGCTCACATTATGGCTATTGGTAAAAAGGTGGCAGTTTGA